One window of Acropora palmata chromosome 1, jaAcrPala1.3, whole genome shotgun sequence genomic DNA carries:
- the LOC141891922 gene encoding uncharacterized protein LOC141891922, whose amino-acid sequence MMSRLVLVLVLCSVALSTPIIKIKAVNGEKRQYCCYGVAKPFDMRAKAKQGMRALVQAGFNMRKLRIVLDIHQKAVEGKLENVEQEAENLNKRVKEALEATIKILGDATKKAAKTLSEVTAVTNDLGKLGNDIEVTKTHNMITKIRQLIEDKPVKKQADDKKDEAHKNSSATEYEQREPVGKTTKQLKSTKEESGDHRKANVATIKRSKTRGRDHNNTKENTHDERKHEDKKLGNRKKVKTTKSEEKDQVKSKNNTKSRHPKNIIPGMGETDEKAIAQNLLTEAEKRESEQVKKARDAIEMKVENNKRAFDRAKQFLRQIQDGLLQIQNGFEKTGIPVN is encoded by the exons ATGATGTCACGGCTGGTTTTGGTCCTTGTGCTATGCTCCGTTGCCCTCTCGACACCGATAATCAAGATAAAAG CTGTTAATGGCGAGAAGAGGCAATACTGTTGCTATGGGGTTGCAAAACCTTTCGACATGCGAGCCAAAGCAAAGCAGGGCATGCGTGCATTAGTCCAAGCTGGATTTAACATGAGGAAGCTTCGAATAGTCCTGGATATTCATCAAAAAGCTGTTGAGGGAAAGCTGGAGAATGTGGAGCAAGAGGCAGAAAACTTAAATAAACGAGTGAAGGAAGCTCTGGAGGCTACGATAAAAATCCTTGGAGATGCGACCAAAAAGGCAGCGAAGACTTTGAGCGAAGTAACAG CGGTTACAAATGATCTGGGAAAGCTAGGAAATGACATTGAGGTCACAAAAACACACAACATGATCACGAAAATACGACAACTGATTGAAGACAAACCAGTTAAAAAGCAAGCGGACGATAAGAAGGATGAAGCGCATAAGAATTCAAGCGCTACAGAATATGAACAGAGGGAGCCTGTGGGCAAAACGACCAAACAACTGAAATCTACCAAAGAGGAGTCAGGGGACCATCGAAAAGCGAATGTTGCTACAATCAAGAGAAGTAAAACAAGAGGACGCGACCACAATAACACGAAAGAGAATACACATGACGAGCGAAAGCACGAGGACAAGAAGTTAGGCAAtaggaaaaaagtaaaaaccaCGAAAAGCGAGGAAAAGGATCAAGTGAAGAgcaaaaataacacaaaatcGCGCCATCCAAAGAACATCATTCCGGGAATGGGTGAAACAGACGAAAAGGCGATAGCCCAAAATTTGCTAACGGAAGCTGAAAAACGCGAGAGCGAACAAGTAAAAAAGGCGAGAGACGCTATCGAGATGAAGGTAGAGAACAACAAGAGAGCGTTTGACAGagcaaaacagtttttgaGACAAATTCAAGACGGCCTACTTCAGATTCAGAATGGCTTTGAGAAAACAGGAATCCCAGTGAATTGA
- the LOC141892688 gene encoding uncharacterized protein LOC141892688, which yields MSKILNVFCTFSLFLNAQFSKTGLAINSLSSKDISRPNGLNVLLGGSPRTGPQSLSLDFKSVSIPERFEDDQESTSSEDSDEIHSSDASLDLLETPKENKRERNEIVDSEDYMRLGKESNDHRLQERRGNYGLEGQYLDARTFTRKSQGKGGFRSKKEKPYEVVTKMPLHSIFLQPEKGVSGNSIQEDLKMHSKFSGSNSGTSETANPMPGKRRRDGKKTGNGQFGKKKIIHKLKETFSGPANAKPVEIANSEISNIAGSRQFRDHKRLKRASLMYDTTQIRGEAKLPGRDPIAEFLETSASADAESSDHETAVERHWMGAEGNKIEEEQSGSPDTELKRRDPLTTFLGTSGSIGDGYPGNEVAVWSHSLNAGGENSGELTSSSAVFNEKPGAVHSVFGKVHDNDTSQEENAKREGNKSFDPLLLLQVRNIRMNVLQAEKKAINDLNDVRTNLRLKMEDLMKDLKVVRRLTRNVHRKVVWTVKKALDMARLAKSNATSRLNMTRRAAKALNDIEKRLDVLQTRNASNILRSRIPEYLGMKDASLYKQLLATNRMLTKLDGAKELAIDRAEKRFRNEEKTGSSITTEVDSLKDELYSAEKELTDETGAEMEDKREAQQKIDEAIRRNKLVSNKTAYALEAIENYLQKLQSDERKLNQLRFQ from the exons ATGTCGAAAATTTTAAATGTATTTTGCACGTTTTCTCTCTTCCTTAATGCACAGTTTTCAAAGACAGGCCTCGCTATAAATTCACTCTCCTCAAAAG ATATTTCCAGACCCAATGGCCTCAACGTTTTGTTGGGAGGAAGTCCCCGAACCGGTCCACAATCCTTGTCTTTGGATTTTAAGTCAGTCAGTATTCCTGAAAGGTTTGAAGACGATCAAGAATCGACGTCCTCGGAAGATAGCGATGAGATACACAGTTCTGATGCTTCCCTTGACTTGCTAGAAACACCTAAAGAAAACAAGCGCGAACGAAATGAAATTGTAGACAGTGAGGATTATATGAGACTGGGCAAAGAGAGCAATGACCATCGTTTGCAAGAAAGGCGAGGCAATTATGGTTTAGAAGGACAGTACTTGGACGCAAGAACTTTTACGAGGAAGAGCCAAGGAAAGGGAGGTTTTCGTAGTAAAAAAGAGAAACCTTACGAGGTTGTCACAAAAATGCCTTTGCACAGCATATTCTTGCAGCCAGAAAAAGGAGTTTCTGGCAACAGCATTCAGGAAGATCTGAAGATGCACTCGAAATTCAGCGGAAGTAATTCCGGTACGAGCGAAACCGCTAACCCCATGCCGGGAAAGAGAAGGAGGGATGGAAAGAAAACGGGGAATgggcaatttggaaaaaagaaaatcattcaTAAATTGAAAGAGACTTTCAGTGGACCAGCAAATGCTAAACCTGTTGAAATCGCCAATTCTGAGATTTCTAACATTGCAGGAAGTAGACAATTTAGAGATCACAAGAGATTGAAGCGAGCAAGCTTAATGTATGACACCACTCAAATAAGAGGTGAAGCAAAACTTCCAGGTAGGGATCCCATAGCAGAATTTCTCGAAACATCAGCAAGTGCAGATGCTGAAAGTTCTGACCATGAAACCGCAGTTGAAAGACATTGGATGGGTGCtgaaggaaataaaattgaagaagAACAATCAGGTAGCCCAGATACAGAATTGAAAAGAAGAGATCCGTTGACAACGTTTCTCGGGACATCAGGAAGCATTGGTGATGGATATCCCGGCAACGAAGTCGCAGTTTGGAGCCATTCTTTGAATGCTGGAGGAGAAAATAGCGGTGAACTAACTTCAAGTAGCGCGGTGTTCAACGAAAAACCTGGTGCAGTGCACAGTGTTTTTGGTAAAGTGCACGACAACGACACGTCGCAAGAAGAAAACGCGAAGAGGGAAGGGAACAAATCATTTGATCCTTTACTTCTCTTGCAAGTGAGAAACATAAGAATGAATGTTCtacaagctgaaaaaaaagcaataaatgaCTTGAACGACGTCAGGACAAACTTGAGGTTAAAGATGGAAGACCTCATGAAGGATTTAAAGGTAGTAAGAAGGTTAACGAGAAACGTTCACAGAAAAGTTGTATGGACAGTTAAGAAGGCCCTAGATATGGCAAGACTGGCAAAGAGCAATGCAACCAGCAGACTGAACATGACACGAA GGGCTGCAAAGGCATTGAATGACATTGAAAAACGGCTTGATGTTCTCCAAACGCGCAATGCTTCGAACATACTTCGATCAAGAATCCCAGAGTATTTAGGGATGAAAGATGCTTCACTTTACAAACAGCTTTTGGCAACAAATAGGATGTTAACAAAACTTGATGGTGCGAAAGAGCTAGCGATTGATCGAGCTGAAAAACGTTTTCGAAATGAAGAGAAGACAGGGAGCTCAATTACAACCGAGGTGGATTCGTTGAAGGATGAGTTATATTCTGCAGAAAAAGAACTTACTGATGAGACAGGAGCTGAGATGGAAGATAAAAGGGAAGCCCAGCAAAAGATAGACGAAGCAATACGGCGAAATAAGCTTGTATCTAATAAGACGGCCTATGCATTGGAGGCCATTGAGAATTATTTACAAAAGCTTCAATCAGatgagagaaaattgaaccaaTTAAGATTTCAATGA